The following are encoded in a window of Prochlorococcus marinus CUG1417 genomic DNA:
- the msrA gene encoding peptide-methionine (S)-S-oxide reductase MsrA, translated as MFKFLKNIMNNEEINLTNDTYSLHRILKTDIKKDPNVEEDEIIFGCGCFWGAEKCFWKLPGVLTTSVGYAGGEKNNPTYYEVCSGLTGHSEVVRVIWDKREIDVSDLLKMFWECHDPTQKNRQGNDMGTQYRSAIYYKNENNIKTILASKEQYQTELSKKNLGLIETEIKMIDSYFYAEQYHQQYLASAGSRQYCSASPTKVKLGVFPGSNYKLEDHIWENFNWEIDKCVLRSDNNPIKNNI; from the coding sequence ATGTTCAAATTCCTGAAAAACATTATGAATAATGAGGAAATAAATTTAACTAATGATACTTATTCATTACATAGAATATTAAAAACAGATATCAAAAAAGATCCTAATGTTGAAGAAGATGAAATAATTTTTGGATGTGGTTGTTTTTGGGGGGCTGAAAAATGTTTTTGGAAACTTCCTGGAGTCCTCACAACTTCTGTAGGTTATGCTGGAGGTGAAAAAAATAATCCAACTTATTATGAAGTATGTTCCGGCTTAACTGGTCATTCAGAAGTTGTAAGAGTTATATGGGATAAAAGGGAAATAGATGTAAGTGATTTATTAAAAATGTTTTGGGAATGTCATGACCCTACACAAAAAAATAGGCAAGGTAACGACATGGGGACTCAATATAGATCAGCAATATATTACAAAAATGAAAATAATATTAAAACTATATTAGCCAGTAAGGAGCAATATCAAACGGAACTTAGCAAAAAAAATCTTGGTTTAATTGAAACGGAAATAAAAATGATTGATTCATATTTTTATGCAGAACAATACCATCAGCAATACCTTGCATCAGCTGGAAGCAGGCAGTATTGTTCCGCTTCACCTACAAAAGTTAAGTTAGGAGTTTTCCCTGGAAGCAACTATAAATTAGAAGACCATATATGGGAAAACTTTAATTGGGAAATTGACAAGTGTGTATTGAGATCTGATAACAATCCTATAAAGAATAACATTTAA
- a CDS encoding ABC transporter ATP-binding protein: MKNLKIKVISKYLRPYKKEFLYGALALLIVNILSVVIPLEVKNIIDQLQKGFSSDFVISKSLWLIFLATCMGLIRLFSRQIVFGIGRKVEVNLRQKLFDHLLIQDPEWIQKKGSGDIISRATSDVENIRRLLGFTVLSLCNIVLAYSFTIPSMFSINKTLTISALMIFPLILGIVSLFGGRMVKQRKAQQESLSKLSDLIQEDLSGISAIKIYAQENAEIKEFNIYNNDYRNSAIKLARTASTLFPLLQGISSISLLILLSLGTFQLESGFISIGGLVALILYVERLVFPTALLGFTLNTFQLGQVSLDRVEEIFQNNPNIVDRAETKFLKRKVKGFLEAKKLTIKYPGSKFNSLNGLNFKIYPGELIAIVGPVGCGKTTLAKSLGRTIEIPDNQLFLDEIDIKSLKLSDLRKNISIVPQEAFLFTSTISENISFGEPKASKYLVKESATKAGLIDDINSFPERFKTIVGERGITLSGGQRQRTALGRALLVNSPIIVLDDALASVDNKTAARIIDEMSDRSNKTIIMISHQLSVAATCDRILVMDKGEIVQEGNHKDLVKANGLYKQLWERELATRIIKN, translated from the coding sequence ATGAAAAATTTAAAAATAAAAGTTATATCTAAATACCTGAGACCTTACAAAAAAGAATTCTTATATGGAGCTTTAGCTCTCTTAATAGTAAATATACTAAGTGTTGTTATACCCTTAGAAGTAAAAAATATAATTGATCAATTACAAAAGGGCTTTTCTTCCGATTTTGTTATTTCTAAATCTTTATGGTTAATATTTTTAGCTACTTGTATGGGTTTAATAAGATTATTTTCAAGACAGATAGTCTTTGGTATAGGTAGAAAAGTAGAAGTAAATCTTCGTCAAAAACTTTTTGACCATTTACTTATACAAGATCCAGAATGGATTCAAAAAAAAGGAAGTGGAGACATAATTAGTAGAGCCACAAGTGATGTTGAAAACATACGAAGACTTTTAGGTTTTACAGTTTTAAGCTTGTGCAACATTGTCTTAGCTTATTCATTCACTATTCCTTCAATGTTTTCGATTAATAAGACATTAACAATATCAGCTTTAATGATATTTCCATTAATCCTTGGAATAGTAAGTCTATTTGGTGGCAGAATGGTTAAACAAAGGAAAGCTCAACAAGAATCATTATCAAAACTAAGTGATCTAATACAAGAAGATTTATCTGGTATAAGCGCCATTAAAATTTATGCCCAAGAGAATGCTGAGATAAAAGAATTTAATATATACAATAATGACTATCGAAATTCAGCAATAAAACTTGCAAGAACAGCCAGCACTCTATTCCCTTTGTTACAAGGTATTTCATCAATTTCGTTATTGATTTTATTATCACTAGGTACTTTTCAATTAGAGAGTGGATTTATTTCAATAGGTGGTTTAGTAGCTTTAATTCTTTACGTAGAAAGACTTGTCTTCCCAACAGCTCTATTAGGTTTTACGTTAAATACTTTTCAACTTGGTCAAGTAAGTTTAGATCGTGTTGAAGAAATCTTTCAGAACAATCCAAATATTGTAGATAGAGCAGAAACTAAATTTTTAAAAAGAAAGGTTAAGGGATTCTTAGAAGCAAAAAAATTAACAATAAAGTATCCAGGATCAAAATTCAATTCATTAAATGGTCTTAATTTTAAAATTTATCCTGGAGAACTTATTGCAATAGTTGGCCCAGTTGGTTGTGGCAAGACAACATTAGCAAAGTCTCTAGGACGGACTATTGAAATTCCAGATAATCAATTATTTTTAGATGAAATTGATATAAAATCCTTAAAATTAAGTGATCTTAGAAAAAATATTTCAATCGTTCCTCAAGAAGCATTCTTATTTACCTCTACAATCTCAGAAAACATAAGTTTTGGAGAACCAAAAGCTTCTAAATATTTAGTTAAAGAAAGCGCTACAAAAGCTGGATTAATTGATGATATAAATAGTTTTCCAGAAAGGTTTAAAACTATTGTTGGTGAAAGAGGTATTACATTAAGTGGTGGACAAAGGCAAAGAACTGCACTAGGTAGAGCACTTCTTGTCAATTCTCCTATTATTGTTCTTGATGATGCTTTAGCAAGCGTAGACAATAAAACAGCCGCAAGAATAATAGATGAAATGAGTGATAGAAGTAATAAAACAATCATAATGATCAGTCACCAACTTTCTGTTGCAGCGACCTGCGATAGGATTTTAGTAATGGATAAAGGAGAAATAGTACAAGAAGGGAATCATAAAGATTTAGTAAAAGCGAACGGGCTATATAAACAACTTTGGGAAAGAGAACTAGCTACCAGAATTATTAAAAACTAA
- a CDS encoding DUF3288 family protein — protein MGNEQTHPLHETDKNIIDSLITKKTPDDLDYINLARLINRYTHFPGEIEIKNDIEKILNFWEITKNELYSKTKIIWSNSFRPSNTNKDLVGSGFDTSN, from the coding sequence ATGGGTAACGAGCAAACTCATCCATTACATGAAACAGACAAAAACATTATAGATTCACTTATCACTAAAAAAACACCAGATGATCTTGACTATATAAATTTAGCTAGATTAATAAATCGTTATACACATTTCCCAGGAGAAATTGAAATTAAAAACGATATTGAAAAAATTTTAAATTTTTGGGAGATCACTAAAAATGAACTTTATTCTAAAACAAAAATTATTTGGTCAAATAGCTTCAGGCCTTCTAATACAAATAAAGATTTAGTTGGTTCAGGTTTTGATACCTCAAATTGA
- the trpD gene encoding anthranilate phosphoribosyltransferase, producing the protein MSSNLSNSEILNNLLEGRDLDELTSRSLMQRWLNDEISDVETGAFLSALRAKSSTGVELSSMAEELLNVCELPVARPNFYLVDTCGTGGDGANTFNISTAVAFVAASCGVKIAKHGNKSASGKVGSADVLLNLGLNLNCSLEKVIKAVSEIGITFLFAPVWHKSLIKLAPLRKTLGIRTVFNQLGPLVNPLRPNAQVLGVASEDLLKPMGSALLKMGMNRAIVVHGSGGLDEASLQGENKIVFVDNGELRFSEINISDFNHENISNEKLVVSDSESNEEILKSVLNGSGQKSHIDVVALNSALVLWAAGIEDNLNEGFNKALFSINQGDPWKRFLLLKNYLSVN; encoded by the coding sequence ATGTCTTCTAATCTATCAAACTCTGAAATCCTAAATAATTTGTTGGAGGGAAGGGACCTTGATGAATTAACTTCTAGATCCTTAATGCAAAGATGGCTTAATGATGAAATTTCAGATGTTGAAACTGGAGCTTTTTTGAGTGCTTTGAGAGCAAAGAGTTCTACTGGTGTCGAACTAAGTTCTATGGCTGAGGAACTCCTAAATGTTTGTGAATTGCCAGTAGCAAGACCAAATTTCTATTTGGTAGACACTTGTGGAACGGGTGGTGACGGAGCTAATACATTCAATATTTCAACTGCAGTTGCATTTGTAGCTGCATCTTGTGGGGTAAAAATTGCCAAACACGGAAATAAAAGTGCGAGTGGAAAAGTAGGCTCTGCTGATGTTTTGTTGAATCTTGGTTTGAATTTAAATTGTTCATTAGAAAAAGTTATCAAAGCTGTAAGTGAAATTGGAATAACTTTTTTGTTCGCACCTGTTTGGCATAAATCTTTAATAAAGCTTGCTCCATTAAGAAAGACCCTTGGGATAAGAACAGTATTTAATCAACTCGGACCATTGGTAAATCCTTTAAGACCCAATGCACAAGTTTTGGGTGTTGCTTCTGAGGATCTTTTAAAACCTATGGGAAGTGCACTTTTAAAAATGGGTATGAATAGAGCCATAGTCGTTCATGGGTCTGGTGGCCTTGATGAAGCTTCGCTTCAAGGAGAAAATAAAATAGTATTTGTTGATAATGGTGAATTACGGTTTTCAGAAATAAATATTTCAGACTTTAACCATGAAAATATATCTAACGAAAAGCTTGTGGTTTCTGATTCTGAGTCTAACGAGGAAATATTAAAGTCTGTATTAAATGGTTCTGGACAAAAATCTCATATTGATGTGGTTGCCTTGAACTCTGCTTTAGTGCTTTGGGCAGCAGGCATTGAGGATAATTTAAATGAAGGATTTAATAAAGCATTATTTTCTATTAATCAAGGAGATCCATGGAAAAGGTTTTTACTTTTAAAAAATTATTTATCCGTAAATTAA
- the carA gene encoding glutamine-hydrolyzing carbamoyl-phosphate synthase small subunit: MINSYKKNAKLVLSNGNVFPGFFFGASGTAIGEIVFNTGMTGYQEVITDPSYYGQILTFTYPEIGNTGINFEDSESNINVKGIIVRNFSFNCSNWRSKKNFNQWLIEKNIVGLYGIDTRALVKILRSSGAMNGVITSLDKTDESCLKIICDTPKMEGLNLSKSVSTKQQYLWKSHTQTIFDLRKRYDESSKKLKVIAIDFGIKKSILNRLVSHGCEVLVLPSRSSLNDVLSNKPDGIFFSNGPGDPSSVTEGIGLAKSLIEYGEIPMFGICLGHQIFGLALGGSTYKLPFGHRGLNHPCGENNKVEITSQNHGFAIDPNSLSEELVKITHYNLNDNTVAGLEVHNKPIFSVQYHPEAGPGPHDSDYLFKKFVSLMLERC; this comes from the coding sequence ATGATTAATTCATATAAGAAAAACGCGAAATTGGTTTTAAGTAATGGAAATGTATTCCCAGGATTCTTTTTTGGTGCTTCTGGTACAGCTATTGGTGAAATAGTCTTTAACACGGGAATGACCGGATATCAGGAGGTTATTACTGATCCAAGTTATTATGGACAAATATTAACATTCACTTATCCAGAGATTGGAAATACTGGTATTAATTTTGAAGATTCAGAATCTAATATTAATGTAAAAGGCATAATAGTTAGAAATTTTTCATTTAATTGCAGCAATTGGAGATCTAAAAAGAATTTTAATCAATGGTTAATTGAAAAAAATATCGTAGGTCTATATGGAATTGATACAAGGGCTCTCGTCAAAATTTTAAGATCTAGTGGTGCGATGAATGGAGTTATTACCTCTCTAGATAAAACGGATGAAAGTTGTTTAAAGATAATTTGTGATACGCCAAAGATGGAGGGATTAAACTTATCAAAATCTGTTTCAACAAAGCAACAATATTTATGGAAAAGTCATACGCAAACAATTTTTGATTTGAGAAAAAGATATGATGAATCTTCAAAAAAGTTAAAAGTAATAGCAATTGATTTTGGAATTAAAAAATCAATTCTAAATAGACTTGTATCCCATGGTTGTGAAGTTTTGGTTTTACCTTCTCGATCTTCTCTAAATGATGTTCTATCTAACAAGCCGGATGGTATATTTTTCTCAAATGGTCCAGGAGATCCTTCTTCTGTTACTGAAGGTATAGGCTTAGCAAAATCACTCATTGAATATGGTGAAATACCTATGTTTGGAATTTGCCTTGGCCACCAAATATTTGGATTGGCATTAGGAGGTTCTACTTATAAATTACCTTTTGGACATCGCGGTTTAAATCATCCTTGTGGTGAAAATAATAAAGTTGAGATAACTAGTCAGAATCATGGATTTGCTATAGATCCCAACTCTCTCTCTGAAGAATTAGTTAAAATAACTCACTATAACCTCAACGATAATACTGTGGCTGGCCTAGAGGTTCATAATAAGCCTATATTTAGTGTGCAATATCATCCAGAAGCAGGACCTGGTCCACATGATTCAGATTATTTATTTAAGAAATTTGTTTCTCTAATGTTAGAAAGATGTTGA
- a CDS encoding STAS domain-containing protein: MEDFQKLTVSLRGNLEVKTNIMVFTFKGQLDAFSEKQFKTFVTNNLKNDLPFIIDLTKIDFLDSSGLGALVQTAKECKKSKLGFSVVGNSRVAQTIKLVRLGDFLNLKSSLEDALNYLKN, translated from the coding sequence ATAGAAGATTTCCAGAAGTTAACGGTTTCCCTAAGAGGAAACCTTGAGGTTAAAACAAACATTATGGTTTTTACTTTTAAAGGCCAACTTGATGCTTTCTCAGAAAAACAATTTAAGACTTTTGTTACTAATAATTTAAAAAATGACCTTCCATTCATTATTGATCTTACAAAAATCGATTTTTTAGATTCCTCGGGTCTTGGAGCGCTTGTTCAAACTGCAAAAGAATGCAAAAAGTCGAAACTTGGGTTCTCTGTTGTTGGCAATTCGAGAGTCGCCCAAACAATTAAACTTGTTCGTCTAGGGGATTTTCTTAACTTGAAGTCAAGTCTTGAAGATGCATTAAATTATTTAAAAAATTGA
- a CDS encoding Mini-ribonuclease 3, whose amino-acid sequence MNYWIQNLVPYGSPEDIGVIQLAWLGDSVWELHQRLRHVHFPLKSKDLHISVVNEVKAKSQSRSLSQIEHLLNSNEMDLVRRARNKTKRYPKSSDPTIYSRATGFETLIGWLFLKDPQRLSTLFEYLELKMN is encoded by the coding sequence TTGAATTATTGGATTCAAAACCTAGTTCCATATGGATCTCCCGAGGATATAGGTGTTATACAACTTGCTTGGCTTGGAGATTCTGTATGGGAGCTCCACCAAAGACTAAGGCATGTTCATTTCCCTTTAAAATCTAAAGATCTCCATATATCTGTAGTAAACGAAGTAAAAGCAAAATCCCAGTCAAGATCATTAAGTCAAATTGAACATTTATTGAATTCAAATGAAATGGATCTAGTTAGACGTGCTAGAAATAAAACAAAGAGATATCCAAAATCTTCAGATCCCACCATATATTCTAGAGCAACTGGTTTTGAAACTCTTATTGGCTGGCTATTTTTAAAAGATCCTCAAAGATTATCAACACTTTTTGAATATTTAGAATTAAAAATGAATTGA
- the rlmB gene encoding 23S rRNA (guanosine(2251)-2'-O)-methyltransferase RlmB, with protein MKNSSNKFRGKNNKEYNKNSDFGYFSKNANRSEKNERFLNNSANYKNVENLDKKNKNNIKNNKFSFSKGRKPIFKSNTEFSNKNSNNHQDFTNNRNFDDWIWGKHSVYEALNSERAINRIWCTSEIFSSDKFYILLKDLKSKGVLIEEVSWNRLSQLTYGASHQGIALQLACSKTISLEQLIDFSKQNCVNPIILALDGITDPHNVGAIIRSAEAFDCKGIIIPQRRSAGLTGTVAKVAAGALEHLQVSRVVNLNRSLEVLKKNGFLVVGLSGDGQLSISNFLEKAPLVVIVGSEDKGISLLTQKKCDFLLSIPLKGKTSSLNASVAAAISLFHLTGK; from the coding sequence ATGAAAAACTCCTCAAATAAATTTCGCGGAAAAAATAATAAAGAGTACAATAAAAATTCAGATTTTGGTTATTTCTCAAAAAATGCAAATCGTTCAGAAAAAAATGAAAGATTTCTGAACAATTCTGCTAATTATAAGAATGTTGAAAATTTAGATAAAAAAAATAAAAATAATATTAAAAATAATAAGTTTTCATTTTCAAAAGGTAGAAAGCCAATATTTAAATCTAATACAGAATTTTCTAATAAAAACTCTAATAATCATCAAGATTTCACTAATAATAGAAATTTTGATGATTGGATATGGGGCAAACATTCAGTTTATGAAGCTCTAAATAGTGAAAGAGCGATTAATAGGATTTGGTGTACTTCGGAAATCTTTTCTTCAGACAAATTCTATATTTTGCTTAAGGACCTTAAATCAAAAGGAGTCCTTATTGAAGAAGTTTCTTGGAACAGGCTTTCGCAATTGACTTATGGTGCTTCACATCAAGGCATAGCATTGCAGTTGGCATGCTCTAAAACAATATCACTAGAACAATTAATCGATTTTTCTAAACAAAACTGTGTGAATCCTATAATTCTTGCATTAGACGGCATAACTGATCCACATAATGTTGGCGCAATTATCCGATCAGCGGAGGCATTTGATTGCAAGGGTATCATCATTCCTCAGAGAAGATCTGCTGGTTTGACGGGAACAGTCGCTAAGGTAGCTGCAGGAGCCTTAGAACACTTGCAAGTAAGTAGAGTTGTTAACTTAAATAGATCACTTGAGGTTCTTAAGAAAAATGGTTTTCTTGTTGTTGGCTTGTCTGGGGATGGACAATTATCTATCTCAAATTTTCTAGAAAAAGCACCCTTGGTAGTAATAGTCGGCTCTGAGGATAAAGGTATTTCTTTGCTTACTCAAAAAAAATGTGATTTTCTATTAAGTATTCCTCTTAAAGGTAAGACTTCAAGTTTAAATGCCTCTGTGGCTGCCGCCATATCACTATTTCACTTGACAGGAAAATAA
- a CDS encoding DUF1816 domain-containing protein, translating into MIRNFGNKLGLAWWAKIETDEPAGTYWFGPFITKRSLRENMSSFMKDLSDEGSKNIKHSFVRCKKEEPLTI; encoded by the coding sequence TTGATTAGAAACTTTGGAAACAAACTCGGATTAGCCTGGTGGGCTAAAATTGAGACAGATGAACCAGCTGGTACTTACTGGTTTGGCCCATTTATTACTAAACGTAGTTTAAGAGAAAATATGTCTTCTTTTATGAAAGATCTCTCTGATGAGGGTTCTAAAAATATTAAACATAGTTTTGTCCGCTGCAAAAAAGAGGAACCACTCACTATTTAA
- the gatA gene encoding Asp-tRNA(Asn)/Glu-tRNA(Gln) amidotransferase subunit GatA, whose amino-acid sequence MNFNSLRKEITSNNASVKELVNDIFAKIDNKDSEINSYVCITKDNAIAQAEKIDKLIQKREKLPPLAGMPIAIKDNICTKGVATTCASKMLKSFVAPYESTASSKLWSSGGICLGKTNLDEFAMGSSTETSVFGVTSNPWDINRVPGGSSGGSAASVAAGFCAAAIGSDTGGSIRQPASFCGVVGLKPTYGRVSRWGLVAFASSLDQIGPITNTVSDAAEILYSISGVDPFDSTCLDKPVPNYLTDLNKSIKGLKIGIIKECFEHSGLNPEVKESVLSGVDRFRTLGAEIIEVECPRFNDGIATYYVIAPSEASANLARYDGVKYGYRSKEGSNLLDMTSKSRAEGFGDEVQRRILIGTYALSAGYSDAYYKKAQKVRTLIRKDFDNAFKKVDVLLTPTCPTTAFLKGDFVNDPLSMYLSDLLTVPANLAGLPAISIPCGFDTKGLPIGLQLIGNVLEEDRILNAANIFEIDAQVIKSRPLF is encoded by the coding sequence ATGAATTTTAATTCTTTAAGAAAGGAAATTACTAGCAATAATGCTTCTGTTAAAGAATTAGTTAATGATATTTTTGCCAAAATAGACAATAAAGATTCTGAAATTAACTCATATGTTTGTATTACAAAAGATAACGCAATCGCGCAAGCAGAAAAGATAGACAAATTAATTCAAAAAAGAGAAAAACTTCCTCCTCTTGCGGGTATGCCAATAGCAATCAAAGATAATATTTGTACCAAAGGAGTAGCAACCACTTGTGCAAGTAAAATGCTCAAAAGCTTTGTTGCACCTTATGAGTCCACGGCTTCAAGTAAATTATGGTCTTCTGGAGGCATTTGTTTAGGAAAAACAAATTTAGATGAATTTGCAATGGGTAGTTCAACGGAAACTTCTGTATTTGGGGTCACTTCAAATCCATGGGATATTAATAGAGTACCAGGAGGTAGTTCAGGCGGTAGTGCAGCTTCAGTTGCCGCCGGATTTTGTGCGGCGGCAATAGGTTCTGACACAGGAGGATCAATAAGACAACCAGCTTCTTTTTGTGGCGTTGTAGGTCTTAAACCAACTTATGGCAGAGTTAGTAGATGGGGACTTGTAGCATTTGCCAGCTCTCTTGATCAAATTGGACCAATTACAAATACTGTCTCAGATGCTGCTGAAATTCTCTATTCAATATCTGGTGTAGACCCCTTTGACTCAACATGTCTTGATAAACCAGTGCCAAATTATTTGACTGATTTAAATAAATCTATAAAGGGTTTAAAAATTGGCATCATTAAAGAATGTTTTGAACATTCTGGCCTTAATCCAGAAGTTAAGGAATCAGTACTTTCTGGAGTTGATAGATTCAGAACTTTAGGAGCTGAAATTATCGAAGTTGAATGTCCTAGATTTAATGATGGAATTGCGACATATTATGTCATTGCACCATCTGAAGCCTCCGCAAATTTAGCTAGATATGATGGAGTTAAATATGGCTACAGATCGAAAGAAGGTTCAAATCTTTTAGATATGACTTCAAAAAGTAGAGCTGAAGGTTTTGGAGATGAAGTTCAAAGAAGAATTTTGATAGGAACTTATGCTTTGTCAGCTGGATACAGTGATGCTTATTACAAGAAGGCACAAAAAGTTAGGACACTTATTAGAAAAGATTTTGATAATGCTTTTAAGAAAGTAGATGTTTTATTAACACCAACTTGCCCAACAACCGCTTTTTTAAAGGGTGATTTTGTCAATGATCCTCTATCAATGTATTTGTCTGATCTATTAACTGTTCCTGCTAATTTAGCGGGCCTCCCAGCAATAAGTATTCCTTGTGGTTTTGATACTAAAGGATTACCCATAGGATTGCAATTGATAGGTAATGTCTTAGAAGAGGATAGAATACTGAATGCCGCAAATATTTTCGAAATTGATGCTCAGGTAATTAAGAGCAGACCTTTATTCTAA